A single genomic interval of Fibrobacter sp. UWB4 harbors:
- a CDS encoding radical SAM protein produces MKVCEIFKSIEGEGIRMGQAAVFVRLHGCNLRCSYCDSMYAVEGPDFKLMSVGEVLAAVEAYRTESGVKCVTLTGGEPLNHESVGELLTAFSDAGYGVNIETNGTVPCKWRLPGLFYTMDWKCKSSGMSARMKMENIVSLSENDVLKFVVGKAEDLLEAEGVVARLSLTSQDNMPHIFISPVWGELTNEEIVNWMVASKVMTQNNARFQVQLHKIVWDPDMRGV; encoded by the coding sequence ATGAAAGTTTGTGAAATATTTAAGAGTATCGAGGGCGAAGGGATTCGCATGGGGCAGGCTGCGGTGTTCGTGCGTCTGCACGGTTGCAACTTGCGCTGTAGCTATTGTGATTCGATGTATGCAGTCGAAGGTCCTGACTTTAAGCTGATGAGCGTGGGGGAGGTTCTCGCGGCGGTTGAAGCGTATCGCACGGAATCCGGCGTCAAGTGCGTCACGCTCACGGGCGGCGAACCGCTGAATCACGAAAGCGTGGGCGAGCTGCTTACCGCATTCAGTGATGCGGGCTATGGAGTCAACATCGAGACTAACGGAACTGTTCCTTGCAAATGGCGACTGCCTGGGCTGTTTTACACGATGGACTGGAAGTGCAAAAGCAGCGGCATGTCTGCCCGGATGAAAATGGAAAACATCGTCTCGCTTAGCGAAAACGATGTGCTCAAGTTCGTGGTGGGTAAAGCAGAGGACTTGCTGGAAGCGGAAGGAGTTGTTGCGCGACTCTCGTTAACATCTCAAGATAATATGCCCCACATCTTTATTTCGCCGGTATGGGGTGAACTCACCAACGAAGAAATTGTCAACTGGATGGTTGCAAGCAAGGTGATGACGCAAAACAACGCCCGATTCCAAGTGCAGCTGC
- the queD gene encoding 6-carboxytetrahydropterin synthase QueD, whose protein sequence is MYRVIKRIEISGAHKLSLPYESKCRGLHGHNWIITVFCQSETLDENGMVVDFSRIKDIVKGQLDHKFLNDVVDFNPTAENMARWICEQIPHCYKVQVQESEGNTVEYEV, encoded by the coding sequence ATGTACAGAGTTATCAAGCGTATTGAAATTTCTGGGGCTCACAAGCTCTCGCTCCCGTACGAAAGCAAGTGCCGCGGCCTACATGGCCACAACTGGATTATCACGGTGTTCTGCCAGTCCGAAACGCTCGACGAGAACGGAATGGTGGTCGATTTTTCGCGCATCAAGGATATCGTGAAAGGTCAGCTTGATCACAAGTTCCTGAACGATGTGGTGGACTTTAATCCGACGGCGGAAAACATGGCCCGCTGGATTTGTGAACAGATTCCGCATTGCTACAAGGTGCAGGTCCAGGAGAGTGAAGGCAATACCGTCGAGTACGAAGTTTAG
- the queC gene encoding 7-cyano-7-deazaguanine synthase QueC, with the protein MKDALLVLSGGMDSVTLLYDRAADIALAVSFDYGSNHNDKEIPFARMHCEKLGIPHITIPLKFMHDYFTSSLLSGADAIPEGTYADENMKSTVVPFRNGIMLSVAAGLAESRDLKRVMMANHFGDHAIYPDCREEFVKNMSAAISAGTYANITIDAPYTNISKADIARKGKSLGLDYSETWSCYKGGKIHCGKCATCLERKAALAEAGINDTTEYEA; encoded by the coding sequence ATGAAAGACGCATTGCTGGTCTTGTCCGGTGGAATGGACAGTGTGACCTTGCTTTACGACCGCGCCGCAGATATTGCGCTTGCGGTCTCGTTTGATTACGGCAGCAACCATAACGACAAGGAAATTCCTTTTGCGCGTATGCATTGCGAAAAGCTAGGGATTCCGCACATTACGATCCCGCTTAAGTTCATGCACGACTATTTTACGTCGTCGCTGCTTTCGGGAGCGGATGCTATTCCGGAAGGGACTTACGCCGACGAGAATATGAAATCGACGGTGGTGCCGTTCCGCAATGGCATTATGCTTTCTGTGGCGGCTGGGCTTGCCGAAAGCCGTGATCTCAAGCGCGTGATGATGGCAAACCACTTTGGCGACCATGCGATTTACCCGGACTGCCGTGAAGAATTCGTGAAGAACATGTCGGCGGCGATTTCGGCGGGTACATACGCGAACATCACGATTGATGCCCCGTACACGAACATTTCCAAAGCGGATATCGCCCGCAAAGGAAAATCGCTTGGCTTGGATTACAGCGAAACTTGGTCCTGCTACAAGGGCGGCAAAATCCATTGCGGTAAGTGCGCAACCTGCCTGGAACGCAAGGCAGCTCTCGCCGAAGCAGGCATCAACGACACGACGGAATACGAGGCGTAA
- a CDS encoding FISUMP domain-containing protein, which translates to MNMKSLMLLPFLLLAACSDDITGASGEKGSTSHEKTPAGSWNISGVSQKGPFVTGSTVNIMELDSLTLEQTGKIFKSTIRSDEGDFIISGQGFSSPYAMIQVKGYYRNEITGKRSSGPLTLNAFTDLSHREKVNVNLLTHLEFERVKLLVSQGKSFKEAKTQAANEVLAAMAMNDASKSFEDLDIFKSGDENAKLLAISALMQGDVDVAGLTERVGKFSMELAEGGSWNDSATRTVIADWACEVSQRRLFDDIRANILSWKISDSLPDFEKFVDYFWTDNYGLGTCSATNDGDTTANVNPLSIRNGEKFVCENGHWESIEKNSGNYKGIFGTMTDARDGQTYKTVQIGDQVWMAENLNYDYHTLQTFSMCYNKDPQKCDEYGRLYSLAAAVDSAGLFGDGGIGCGRGNAEACKVRESLRGVCPEGWHLPSESEWMQLLVSLGGVVEESETDEVYPVKASGFNIDDSGFNNHSGGCYYLTGGFSGEGCDKYWTSSSRNIPSILGLNSQNASAWDTGWALSSFFYVRCVKD; encoded by the coding sequence ATGAATATGAAATCCCTTATGCTTTTACCATTTTTGCTGTTGGCTGCTTGTTCAGATGACATTACAGGCGCTTCTGGTGAAAAAGGTTCTACATCTCATGAAAAAACACCAGCCGGAAGTTGGAATATTTCCGGGGTGTCTCAAAAGGGGCCTTTTGTAACAGGTTCTACAGTGAATATTATGGAACTGGACAGCCTGACCTTGGAGCAAACTGGTAAAATATTCAAGTCGACAATTCGAAGCGATGAAGGCGATTTTATCATCTCGGGTCAAGGCTTTTCATCTCCATATGCGATGATTCAGGTTAAAGGCTACTACCGTAACGAAATTACAGGAAAAAGATCTTCCGGGCCTTTGACCTTGAACGCTTTTACGGATTTGAGCCATCGTGAAAAAGTCAATGTTAATTTGTTGACACACCTTGAGTTTGAAAGGGTCAAGTTGCTTGTCTCCCAAGGAAAATCTTTTAAAGAAGCTAAAACCCAGGCCGCGAATGAAGTCCTTGCGGCTATGGCCATGAATGATGCCAGCAAATCATTTGAAGACCTGGATATTTTCAAGTCGGGAGATGAAAATGCGAAGCTCCTTGCGATAAGCGCCCTAATGCAAGGCGATGTCGATGTTGCTGGCCTCACGGAACGCGTTGGCAAGTTCAGTATGGAGCTTGCCGAAGGTGGTTCCTGGAATGATTCGGCGACAAGAACCGTTATTGCGGACTGGGCTTGCGAAGTTTCTCAACGCAGATTGTTTGACGATATCAGGGCCAATATCCTTTCATGGAAAATTTCTGATTCTTTACCAGACTTCGAAAAGTTTGTGGACTATTTCTGGACGGATAATTATGGCCTTGGAACATGCTCTGCTACAAATGATGGCGATACAACTGCAAATGTGAACCCGCTGAGTATCAGAAACGGTGAAAAGTTTGTTTGTGAAAATGGACATTGGGAATCTATAGAAAAAAACTCCGGCAATTATAAAGGCATTTTTGGAACCATGACTGATGCAAGGGATGGTCAAACATATAAGACTGTTCAAATTGGCGATCAAGTCTGGATGGCTGAAAATCTGAATTACGATTACCATACACTCCAGACTTTCTCCATGTGCTATAACAAAGATCCTCAAAAATGCGATGAATATGGACGGTTGTATTCCCTAGCTGCTGCGGTGGATTCTGCGGGCCTTTTTGGCGATGGCGGAATTGGTTGCGGTAGGGGAAATGCTGAGGCGTGCAAAGTTCGAGAATCATTGCGTGGTGTTTGCCCTGAAGGGTGGCATTTGCCGTCGGAAAGCGAATGGATGCAACTGCTTGTCTCTTTAGGCGGAGTTGTTGAAGAGTCGGAAACTGATGAGGTATACCCCGTAAAAGCGAGCGGTTTCAATATAGATGATTCTGGATTTAACAATCATAGTGGAGGATGTTATTATCTTACGGGTGGTTTTTCGGGTGAAGGCTGTGATAAGTATTGGACTTCTTCAAGTAGAAATATCCCGTCAATATTGGGACTTAATTCTCAAAACGCTTCTGCCTGGGATACAGGTTGGGCACTCTCTTCATTCTTCTATGTTCGCTGTGTGAAAGATTGA
- a CDS encoding FISUMP domain-containing protein yields MSLKPIVVFAALCLAACSDKVASGASEDVGITPLERWQVAGVSQKGPFVTGSTVNVLELDGSTLTQTGKIFKSSIRSDKGDFAISGSGLVSQYAMLEVDGYYRNEITGQVSSGSLVLNAITDLSHRENVNVNLLTHLEFDRVKNLVSQGYSVKKAKDQAEREIIVTMAMNESSKKFEDMNIFELGDENGMLLAVSVLMQSDVDVAGLTERMGKFSLDLETNGSWNDSITRTAIADWASRASEDSTFKNIRKNVLAWGISDTLPNFEKYVDMFWYDNYGLGECTNSNAGDTAVNMNDKSSRFGDIFICNNERWEYSHRKKSLYKGDFGTLVDARDGRIYKTVQIGDQVWMAENLKYSYPTNEPLTACLGDLPQYCENYGRIYSFAAAMDSAGLFGDGGIGCGLSSSLCDLKESSRGVCPEGWHLPSEDEWTILIATAGGNVTASRTLRSANDLGTDDYGFNMTSQSVGFWTSSKRKYAGSQFDHVVYLDVNNEQVLSFWPGESNAWFIGRNVRCIKDQKSN; encoded by the coding sequence ATGAGTTTGAAACCTATTGTTGTATTTGCCGCTTTGTGCCTTGCCGCATGTTCGGACAAGGTTGCAAGCGGTGCGAGTGAAGATGTCGGAATCACGCCTCTTGAAAGATGGCAAGTTGCGGGCGTCTCCCAGAAGGGACCTTTTGTAACAGGTTCTACAGTGAATGTGCTGGAGCTGGATGGCTCGACATTGACTCAGACTGGAAAAATCTTCAAGTCCAGTATCCGAAGCGATAAGGGTGATTTCGCTATTTCGGGATCAGGACTTGTTTCGCAGTATGCCATGCTTGAGGTGGATGGCTACTACCGCAATGAAATTACCGGTCAGGTGTCCTCAGGTTCCCTGGTCTTGAATGCCATTACGGATCTTAGTCATCGGGAAAATGTCAATGTCAACTTGTTGACGCATCTGGAATTTGATCGCGTAAAGAATCTTGTTTCGCAAGGGTACTCTGTGAAAAAGGCAAAGGACCAGGCAGAACGAGAAATCATTGTCACGATGGCGATGAACGAGTCTAGCAAAAAATTCGAAGACATGAACATCTTTGAATTGGGCGATGAAAATGGAATGCTTCTAGCCGTAAGCGTCTTGATGCAAAGCGATGTCGATGTCGCTGGCCTTACGGAACGCATGGGCAAGTTTAGCTTAGATTTGGAAACAAATGGCTCATGGAATGATTCTATAACGAGGACCGCTATTGCGGACTGGGCCTCAAGAGCATCCGAGGATAGTACTTTCAAGAATATTAGGAAGAATGTTCTTGCGTGGGGCATTTCTGATACATTGCCGAATTTTGAAAAGTACGTTGACATGTTCTGGTATGATAACTATGGCTTGGGAGAATGCACGAATTCAAACGCCGGCGATACCGCTGTTAATATGAATGATAAGAGTTCTCGGTTTGGTGATATCTTTATCTGTAACAATGAACGCTGGGAATATTCCCATAGAAAGAAGAGCCTTTATAAAGGCGATTTTGGAACTCTGGTTGACGCAAGAGATGGTCGAATCTATAAAACGGTTCAAATTGGCGATCAGGTCTGGATGGCCGAGAATCTGAAATACAGTTATCCGACAAATGAACCCTTGACGGCTTGCCTTGGCGATCTGCCGCAATATTGCGAAAATTATGGGCGCATTTATTCTTTTGCGGCGGCTATGGATTCCGCTGGGTTGTTTGGTGATGGCGGTATTGGTTGTGGTCTCTCGAGTTCGCTCTGTGATTTAAAAGAATCTTCTCGAGGGGTTTGCCCTGAAGGGTGGCATTTGCCGTCGGAAGATGAATGGACGATTCTGATAGCGACTGCGGGTGGAAATGTTACAGCCTCAAGAACATTAAGATCGGCTAATGATTTGGGTACCGATGACTATGGGTTCAATATGACAAGTCAATCTGTTGGTTTTTGGACATCGTCTAAAAGGAAATATGCAGGATCACAGTTTGATCACGTAGTTTATTTGGATGTGAACAATGAACAAGTTCTTTCTTTTTGGCCTGGTGAGTCAAATGCTTGGTTTATTGGCAGAAATGTTCGTTGTATAAAAGACCAGAAATCGAATTGA
- a CDS encoding TIGR02147 family protein has product MKPITEYVDYRKVILDFYNEKKQASVFSWREFAKSSGFSSAIFLKYVCEGKKNLSVSAAASVASAMSLAGFDAAYFNAMVVYASAKTDDDKMKAYEEMCALAKKRRVRTLGANEYVFFKSWKNSLIRELAPAMPGAKPFEMAKVCKPLISANDVGDTLAFLENEGFLKKDDKDVYHQTDKTISIGCVDVIPVAARNLQRQMGELALDAVSLSPSERSMSGITMGITRNGYERIVKALAEFRKQILNIVSEDGDTEQVYRLNLQFFPLTENVRGER; this is encoded by the coding sequence ATGAAGCCAATAACAGAATACGTTGATTATCGCAAAGTCATTTTAGATTTTTACAATGAAAAAAAGCAGGCGTCTGTTTTTTCGTGGCGTGAATTCGCGAAATCTTCTGGGTTTTCCTCTGCGATTTTTCTCAAGTACGTTTGTGAAGGGAAAAAGAATCTCAGCGTTTCGGCTGCAGCGTCAGTTGCTTCTGCGATGAGCTTGGCTGGTTTTGATGCGGCATATTTTAACGCCATGGTTGTCTATGCGTCAGCAAAAACGGATGACGACAAGATGAAAGCTTATGAAGAAATGTGTGCATTGGCTAAAAAACGAAGAGTCAGGACACTTGGCGCCAATGAATATGTCTTTTTTAAATCTTGGAAAAATTCGCTGATCCGTGAATTGGCTCCGGCCATGCCTGGAGCAAAGCCTTTTGAAATGGCCAAAGTCTGTAAGCCTTTGATCTCAGCTAATGACGTTGGGGATACGCTTGCTTTTTTGGAAAATGAAGGCTTTCTAAAGAAAGACGATAAAGACGTCTACCATCAAACGGACAAGACGATTTCCATTGGCTGTGTTGACGTGATTCCTGTTGCTGCAAGGAATTTACAGCGGCAAATGGGCGAGCTTGCGCTGGATGCGGTTAGCTTGTCGCCTTCGGAAAGAAGCATGTCAGGGATTACAATGGGCATAACCCGCAATGGTTATGAACGGATTGTGAAAGCTCTGGCTGAATTTAGAAAGCAGATTTTGAATATCGTATCTGAAGATGGCGATACAGAACAAGTTTACCGTTTAAATCTTCAATTTTTCCCTCTCACTGAGAATGTTCGAGGAGAACGCTAA
- a CDS encoding flavodoxin family protein has protein sequence MKVILFNGSRRENGCTYTALNIVANQLKAAGIETKIVFVGGRVLKGEVNEVVHEAKELLETADGVVYGSPVYYASPSGEMLMFLDRLYGVAEANLLFKPAANVVSARRAGTTATLDVLNKYPTYAQQPLVTSRYWNMVHGSNPEDVLKDEEGVQIMKELGRNMAWLLKSIDAGKQAGVTQPDAKQKVYTNFIR, from the coding sequence ATGAAGGTCATCTTGTTTAACGGCAGCCGTCGCGAAAATGGCTGTACCTATACGGCTCTGAACATCGTCGCAAACCAGCTCAAGGCCGCTGGAATCGAAACGAAAATCGTGTTTGTCGGTGGGCGAGTGCTCAAGGGCGAGGTGAACGAAGTTGTCCACGAAGCCAAGGAACTCTTGGAAACGGCGGACGGCGTTGTTTACGGTTCTCCGGTTTATTACGCCTCTCCGAGTGGCGAAATGCTGATGTTCCTCGACCGCCTCTACGGTGTTGCTGAGGCAAATCTGCTGTTCAAGCCGGCGGCAAACGTGGTTTCTGCACGTCGTGCGGGGACGACCGCAACTCTCGATGTGCTCAATAAGTACCCGACTTACGCGCAGCAGCCGCTCGTGACTTCGCGCTACTGGAACATGGTCCATGGCTCGAATCCAGAAGACGTATTGAAGGACGAAGAAGGGGTACAGATTATGAAGGAACTGGGCCGCAACATGGCTTGGCTCCTCAAGAGCATTGATGCGGGCAAGCAGGCGGGCGTCACGCAACCCGATGCCAAGCAGAAAGTCTACACCAATTTTATTCGTTAA
- a CDS encoding alpha/beta hydrolase has translation MNYLIVPGLNNSGPKHWQSFWEKSLPNATRVIQRCWDRPVKADWVDTLDKCIRQLKSDTVLVAHSLGVCTTVNWLLKAKSQGGVPPYIKGAFLVSPSDVDNVELIGSFAPMPLDKLPIPACVVASENDPFVSMERSEFFANAWGVKLFNAGALGHINSDSDLGEWEQGRKFLAEFEATL, from the coding sequence ATGAATTACTTGATTGTTCCCGGATTGAATAATTCCGGACCAAAACACTGGCAGAGCTTCTGGGAAAAGAGCTTGCCGAATGCGACACGAGTCATCCAGCGCTGTTGGGACCGTCCTGTGAAAGCGGACTGGGTCGATACTTTGGACAAGTGCATCCGGCAGTTGAAATCGGATACGGTTCTTGTGGCGCACAGCCTGGGGGTCTGTACAACGGTCAACTGGCTTTTGAAGGCGAAATCGCAAGGTGGCGTTCCGCCGTACATCAAGGGGGCTTTCCTCGTTTCGCCGAGTGATGTGGATAACGTAGAACTTATTGGAAGCTTTGCGCCGATGCCGCTTGATAAATTGCCGATCCCGGCGTGTGTCGTGGCGAGCGAAAACGACCCGTTTGTCTCGATGGAGCGTTCTGAATTTTTTGCCAACGCCTGGGGCGTAAAGCTATTTAATGCTGGCGCGCTTGGTCATATCAATTCGGATTCCGATCTCGGCGAATGGGAACAGGGGCGTAAATTCCTTGCGGAATTTGAAGCGACTCTCTAG